From Petrotoga miotherma DSM 10691:
GGGGTATATGAAATTCAACAGTACCTTCCAAAAACCAGAAATTTCTTAAGATTGCTTAATATAGACTTTACCAAATTCAATATTTACTATTTTAAACCTTATGAAAATATAAAGATTTTAGAAAAGTTAGAGATTTTGAATTCCGAGGAGAATAAAAGGATCATAATAGAAATCAAAGAAATTAAATCTCTGCCTGATGAAGAAGCAGATGCAGAATTAAATAAAATACTAAAATCTTCTTAGTTTCACTATAAATGAGCTAAATCTGGCAAGGAATAATCTGCGTACCTTTTTTCCATATCCTCCCCGCTTTTCTTTCTTTTCAAATAGCTCAATTGTTCTCTCAAAAGCTTTTTACTTTCTGGTTTCCCATGCCCTGGAAAAACCATTTTTATATCTAAGGAAGATAAGCTATTTAATCTGGATATCCACTGGTCAACATTGGAATTGAGTATTTCAGCATGCACCTTAGAAAATACGAGATCACCACTTATTAGATATCCTTGTGGTTTTAGGATATAAATTGTTGAATCTAAAGTATGTCCGCCAATATTTTCCGATGATAAAATTTGATCTTTTAAAAAAAGAAAAATAGAATTCTCAAAAATGACGATGTCTTTTTCTTTTAAAGCCTCTTTGAAATTGTTGAAGTTGTACTCTGCTACCTTTGAACTTTCTTTTAAAAACGTGGTATCCAAGGTATTAAGAAAGTCCAATGTTTTTTTGTTCATATATAGATCAAATTTACGTTTGCTAAAAACAGCTCCAAAGGTGTGATCAGGGTGAAAATGAGTAAAAAAAACTTTTTTTAATTTTTTTGAAGTCCGTTCTTCAACTATTTTCACCATATTTTCAAACTTTTTTGGATAAAGGGAACTATCAAAGGCTATCAAGCCATCGTCGTGTTCCAAAAATGTAACAGAACTTGCACCATTTTCAAACCAAAAGTTGTAAACATTATCGTAACTTTCAAACATAAAAATCACCTCTAAAAATAAATAGTTAGCTTTCCTTTGCGCCGCTACCCACCCATAAGGATAAAAAGTTTTATCGCCCCATTTTGCAACCCATCATCTTATTATTTTTTAAGTTCTATTATATTTTTTCGACAAAAATAATTGATATTCCTTGAATCACGTGATATAATTTTGTTAGGAATACTAATCAATTTTTGGGGTAGGTGAATCTTTTGATCAAAGAATTTATTAAAAAATACTGGTGGAGATACCTCATCGGTATTCTTTTCCTTATCACCGTTGATATCATTCAGCTGTTTATTCCAAGACAAATTGGAAGCATAGTAGATATACTAAATACTCAATCCCCAAACCTTAACCAAGTTAAAACGTTGGTATTTGGAATAATCATGTTAGCTTTAG
This genomic window contains:
- a CDS encoding MBL fold metallo-hydrolase codes for the protein MFESYDNVYNFWFENGASSVTFLEHDDGLIAFDSSLYPKKFENMVKIVEERTSKKLKKVFFTHFHPDHTFGAVFSKRKFDLYMNKKTLDFLNTLDTTFLKESSKVAEYNFNNFKEALKEKDIVIFENSIFLFLKDQILSSENIGGHTLDSTIYILKPQGYLISGDLVFSKVHAEILNSNVDQWISRLNSLSSLDIKMVFPGHGKPESKKLLREQLSYLKRKKSGEDMEKRYADYSLPDLAHL